The following proteins are co-located in the Vicinamibacterales bacterium genome:
- a CDS encoding MerR family transcriptional regulator has product MKLKGHYSSREVAALTGLTARQLQWWDRRGVFPPSVPTHKTEAGGYTERRYTPIELLELMVLADLRRRGFTVGRIRRLLAALRTRFKVRLFEAIEDGSAVTLFVDGDDIYARTTTGEYFNLLENPRQPLLVLGQEPRLRRLTAREHGGRAKGPSAPVRRRPVRPAPGA; this is encoded by the coding sequence GTGAAGCTCAAGGGCCACTACTCCTCGCGTGAGGTGGCCGCGCTCACCGGGCTCACCGCCCGCCAGCTCCAGTGGTGGGATCGGCGCGGCGTCTTCCCGCCCTCCGTGCCGACGCACAAGACCGAGGCCGGCGGCTACACCGAGCGGCGCTACACGCCGATCGAGCTCCTGGAGCTCATGGTGCTCGCCGATCTGCGTCGTCGCGGGTTCACGGTGGGGCGCATCCGCCGGCTTCTCGCGGCGCTGCGGACCCGCTTCAAGGTCCGCCTGTTCGAGGCCATCGAGGATGGCAGCGCGGTGACGCTCTTCGTCGATGGCGACGACATCTACGCCCGCACCACCACGGGTGAGTACTTCAACCTGCTCGAGAACCCGCGGCAGCCGCTGCTCGTGCTCGGCCAGGAGCCCCGGCTCAGGCGCCTCACGGCGCGCGAGCACGGCGGCCGCGCCAAGGGTCCCTCGGCGCCGGTCCGCCGGCGGCCCGTTCGTCCGGCACCCGGCGCGTGA
- a CDS encoding 4a-hydroxytetrahydrobiopterin dehydratase, producing the protein MATLLGDDEIRERLAGLPGWRRSGAAIVKTFEFAGFPDAVAFVTRLVAPAEAADHHPDVEIHYRRVVVSFSTHSAGGLTSLDFDGAASADEAAR; encoded by the coding sequence ATGGCCACACTCCTCGGTGACGACGAGATTCGCGAACGGCTCGCCGGCCTGCCCGGCTGGCGGCGCTCGGGCGCCGCCATCGTGAAGACGTTCGAGTTCGCCGGCTTCCCCGACGCCGTGGCGTTCGTGACCCGACTGGTGGCGCCGGCCGAGGCCGCGGACCACCACCCGGATGTCGAGATCCACTATCGCCGCGTCGTGGTGTCCTTCTCCACGCACAGCGCCGGCGGCCTCACCTCGCTGGACTTCGACGGCGCCGCGTCGGCCGACGAGGCCGCGCGGTGA
- the thiO gene encoding glycine oxidase ThiO — translation MSHSDPDVVVIGAGVVGAAVAFELASAGHRVLVLDMRRPGAGASQASAGILAPWVEGHHSTALRTLGLRSLDAYEAFVRTVVARSGIAVEFRRAGTLEIAVDDADVARLRQSAATLEAAGVAAAWMDGARARALEPVLGPHVVGALKIPSHAVVNVPALTAASAGAAIAAGARVQTGLTVTAVERDADRVLVRTTQGELRATHVVLAAGSWSCALAPDGAVAPPVRPVRGQLLHIKTAPGAVGHVLWGADVYLVPWADGTVYVGATSEEVGFDERPTAAGVSGLLARTVALAPGLAGATFVEARAGLRPGTDDSLPFIGPSAVLPGLVYACGHFRNGALLAPLTATLVAGLITGSTADPALPLLAPSRAGRL, via the coding sequence GTGTCACATTCGGATCCGGATGTCGTCGTCATCGGGGCCGGCGTGGTCGGCGCCGCCGTGGCCTTCGAGCTGGCCTCGGCCGGACACCGCGTGCTGGTGCTCGACATGCGGCGCCCCGGCGCCGGCGCGTCGCAGGCGTCGGCCGGCATCCTGGCGCCGTGGGTGGAGGGCCATCACTCCACCGCGCTCCGCACACTCGGGCTCCGGTCGCTGGACGCCTACGAGGCGTTCGTCCGCACGGTGGTCGCACGCTCGGGCATCGCGGTGGAGTTCCGCCGGGCCGGCACGCTGGAGATCGCCGTGGACGACGCCGACGTGGCCCGGCTGCGGCAGTCGGCGGCGACGCTGGAAGCGGCCGGCGTGGCGGCGGCGTGGATGGACGGCGCCCGGGCTCGCGCGCTGGAGCCGGTGCTCGGCCCGCATGTGGTCGGCGCGCTGAAGATTCCGTCCCACGCCGTCGTGAACGTGCCGGCGCTGACGGCCGCGTCGGCGGGCGCCGCGATTGCCGCCGGCGCGCGGGTCCAGACCGGCCTGACCGTGACCGCGGTGGAGCGTGATGCCGACCGCGTGCTCGTCAGGACCACGCAGGGCGAACTGCGAGCCACGCACGTCGTGCTGGCCGCCGGATCGTGGAGCTGCGCGCTCGCGCCGGACGGCGCCGTCGCCCCGCCCGTCCGCCCGGTCCGCGGGCAGCTCCTCCACATCAAGACCGCGCCCGGCGCGGTCGGGCACGTCCTGTGGGGGGCCGACGTGTACCTGGTGCCGTGGGCCGATGGCACCGTCTACGTGGGCGCGACGTCCGAAGAGGTGGGGTTCGACGAGCGGCCGACGGCGGCCGGCGTGAGCGGCCTCCTGGCCAGGACCGTCGCCCTGGCGCCCGGGCTCGCCGGCGCCACCTTCGTCGAGGCGCGGGCCGGGCTGCGCCCCGGGACCGACGACAGCCTCCCGTTCATCGGCCCGTCCGCCGTGCTGCCGGGACTCGTGTACGCCTGCGGCCACTTCAGGAACGGCGCGCTGCTGGCGCCGCTGACGGCCACCCTCGTGGCCGGCCTGATCACCGGCTCGACCGCCGATCCGGCCCTGCCGCTCCTGGCCCCGTCGCGCGCCGGCCGGCTGTAG
- a CDS encoding carboxypeptidase regulatory-like domain-containing protein: MRRLSSLVVAVAALVAAAAPAAAQGNTASLRVTVFDETAAVLPGAAVYLVGDDGVEHAIQVDEMGVGAATGLRPGTYTIGASYPGFKPATGTITLKRGANQMSFTLAVAISEEVKVQEADASERRDNGFTQTLSQEEIDALSDDPDEMADQLAQMAGPGAQIFVDGFRGGRLPPKDQIQQIRFRTNSYAAEYHEAGMVRVEVITRPGMGGWRSRVTFGFRDESLNARNAFATSRPPEQVKRVQVSSQGPIVKGKTSVTFSAEGNASYDAQTIVALTPDGDVRDQVRRPNDVLNTNIRLEHALSPGNSIRAEYQRRTQDRRNQGVGNFDLVERAWSSDSTTDTLRVRNTRTLGRKVFSELKFEFVQTTSENASFSAAPTLRVLDAFTGGGAGQTGVREGREFVVDQSVDFTVRKHALRAGLLFEAGSWDSTQQTNANGTYTFSSLADFQAGLARTFTRRVGDPTVAYSQYQFGWYAQDDFRVSKNLQASLGLRQEVQTHLSDRWNLAPRVAFTWAVKKANVRGGYGIFYDWYESQTYEQTVRVDGVKQIDEVIVNPTYPITSTSTGTRLPASRIQAAASLTQPIVHQASIGFDKNVKEWMGLRADYMWTRGYHMLRSINVNAPVDGVRPDPTVGNVSEISSTGRRASDRLSIGLNLRVPQRRIFGNVMYQLASVRNNADGPLSLPADSNDPDADWGPAMQDVRHRMFVMANFPMPYGLRVGLNAQVSSARPYNITTGLDGNGDTLFNDRPVGVGRNSARGAGQFSTDLRLTKSFNLGGLLSGGPEGVPMGAAPPPPPAGGGGAALQRGPGPGGGDGPRMVIMEGSNARYRADLYMSVQNLFNRTNLNGFIGNQLSPFFGTATSAAPARRIEVGATISF, from the coding sequence ATGCGCCGTCTGTCTTCGCTCGTCGTCGCGGTGGCCGCCCTCGTCGCGGCCGCCGCTCCCGCTGCCGCGCAGGGCAACACCGCCTCGCTGCGGGTCACCGTGTTCGACGAGACCGCCGCCGTGCTGCCGGGCGCCGCCGTCTACCTCGTGGGCGACGACGGCGTCGAGCACGCGATCCAGGTGGACGAGATGGGCGTGGGCGCGGCGACCGGGCTCAGGCCCGGCACCTACACGATCGGCGCCTCCTATCCCGGCTTCAAGCCCGCCACCGGCACCATCACGCTGAAACGCGGCGCCAACCAGATGTCCTTCACGCTGGCCGTCGCCATCAGCGAAGAGGTGAAGGTGCAGGAGGCCGACGCGTCCGAGCGGCGCGACAACGGCTTCACGCAGACGCTGTCCCAGGAGGAGATCGACGCGCTGTCGGACGACCCCGACGAGATGGCCGACCAGCTCGCGCAGATGGCGGGCCCGGGCGCCCAGATCTTCGTGGACGGCTTCCGCGGCGGCCGTCTGCCGCCGAAGGACCAGATCCAGCAGATCCGCTTCCGCACGAACTCCTACGCAGCCGAGTACCACGAGGCCGGCATGGTGCGCGTGGAGGTCATCACGCGTCCGGGGATGGGCGGCTGGCGCAGCCGCGTCACCTTCGGCTTCCGCGACGAGTCGCTGAACGCCAGGAACGCCTTCGCCACGTCGCGGCCGCCCGAACAGGTCAAGCGCGTGCAGGTGAGCAGCCAGGGACCCATCGTCAAGGGCAAGACCAGCGTGACCTTCTCGGCCGAGGGCAACGCCTCCTACGACGCGCAGACGATCGTGGCGCTCACCCCCGACGGCGACGTCCGCGACCAGGTCCGGCGGCCCAACGACGTGCTGAACACGAACATCCGGCTCGAGCACGCGCTCAGCCCCGGCAACTCGATCCGCGCCGAGTACCAGCGGCGCACCCAGGACCGGCGCAACCAGGGCGTGGGCAACTTCGACCTGGTCGAGCGCGCGTGGTCGAGCGACTCCACGACCGACACCCTGCGCGTGCGCAACACGCGGACGCTGGGGCGGAAGGTGTTCAGCGAGCTCAAGTTCGAGTTCGTGCAGACGACGAGCGAGAACGCGTCGTTCTCGGCGGCGCCGACCCTCCGCGTGCTCGACGCCTTCACCGGCGGCGGGGCCGGCCAGACCGGCGTCCGCGAGGGCCGCGAGTTCGTGGTGGACCAGAGCGTGGACTTCACCGTGCGGAAGCACGCGCTGCGCGCGGGCCTCCTGTTCGAGGCCGGCTCCTGGGACAGCACGCAGCAGACCAACGCGAACGGCACCTACACGTTCTCGAGCCTGGCCGACTTCCAGGCCGGCCTCGCGCGCACCTTCACCCGCCGCGTCGGCGATCCCACGGTGGCCTACTCCCAGTACCAGTTCGGCTGGTACGCCCAGGACGACTTCCGGGTGTCGAAGAACCTGCAGGCCAGCCTGGGCCTCCGCCAGGAAGTGCAGACCCACCTGAGCGACAGGTGGAACCTGGCGCCGCGCGTGGCCTTCACGTGGGCGGTGAAGAAGGCCAACGTCCGCGGCGGCTACGGCATCTTCTACGACTGGTACGAGAGCCAGACCTACGAGCAGACGGTCCGCGTCGACGGCGTGAAGCAGATCGACGAGGTGATCGTGAACCCCACCTATCCCATCACCAGCACGTCGACGGGCACCCGGCTGCCGGCCAGCCGCATCCAGGCCGCCGCCTCGCTCACGCAGCCGATCGTGCACCAGGCGTCGATCGGCTTCGACAAGAACGTCAAGGAGTGGATGGGCCTGCGCGCCGACTACATGTGGACGCGCGGCTACCACATGCTCCGGTCGATCAACGTGAACGCGCCCGTGGACGGCGTCAGGCCGGACCCCACCGTGGGCAACGTCTCGGAGATCTCGTCTACGGGGCGGCGGGCCTCCGACCGCCTGTCGATCGGCCTCAACCTGCGCGTCCCCCAGCGGCGCATCTTCGGGAACGTGATGTATCAGCTCGCGTCGGTGCGCAACAACGCCGACGGCCCCCTGAGCCTGCCCGCCGACTCGAACGATCCGGACGCCGACTGGGGCCCCGCCATGCAGGACGTCCGGCACCGGATGTTCGTGATGGCCAACTTCCCGATGCCGTACGGCCTGCGCGTGGGCCTCAACGCCCAGGTGTCGTCCGCGCGGCCCTACAACATCACGACGGGCCTCGACGGGAACGGCGATACGCTGTTCAACGACCGGCCCGTGGGCGTCGGGCGCAACAGCGCCCGCGGCGCGGGGCAGTTCTCCACGGACCTGCGCCTGACGAAGTCGTTCAACCTCGGCGGCCTGCTCTCCGGCGGGCCCGAGGGCGTGCCGATGGGCGCGGCCCCACCCCCTCCCCCGGCGGGTGGCGGCGGGGCGGCCCTGCAGCGTGGGCCCGGCCCTGGCGGCGGAGACGGCCCCCGGATGGTCATCATGGAAGGGTCGAACGCCCGCTACCGGGCCGACCTCTACATGAGCGTCCAGAACCTGTTCAACCGGACCAACCTGAACGGCTTCATCGGCAACCAGCTGTCGCCGTTCTTCGGCACGGCCACCTCGGCCGCTCCGGCCAGGCGAATCGAGGTCGGCGCAACAATCTCGTTCTGA
- a CDS encoding HAMP domain-containing sensor histidine kinase, translated as MTRRPRALGSTPWLAATVAILLPALAWLQYDWVNQLATADRERRERTLRAAAAQFTATLDAEIGRLGGSLQLDGAMVERRDWDAYGLRYDSAMVSAPGLVTGVWLAEIDETAPARGERLPLQEWRPTDRTFERVAWPASLAKVHDELEALPEHRPPADVPSPREMFAAVGGVGDERTLVMPIVRVQVPSLPDAPTRRFTTDVRLRGYTIVRLDADLLARGRLPALAAEHFPAQTDYRVAVVANDDGRVLFESAPGAADDTAVGPDLTQTFMQPRLGPVMIFARVSAGDGAQTRVDALPPPPPGDTEIREDRRIVSMFQVRDGDPGPRGRGPRGRGHWTLRVKHSAGSLEAAVAASRRRNLSLSGGVLALLGVAVGLIAVSARRAQALARQQLEFVAAVSHELRTPVAVINSAAGNLADGVVDDPARVRTYGATIQAEGRRLGETVERVLQLAGLASGRPLPMAAVAAADLVHDAVGRSSAAAARAGVEVHVEIAPGLPDVVGDPSALLSAVENLIGNAIKYAGPDRWVRVSATATTAPNAEVRIAVADHGAGLDAEERRRVFEPFYRGRDAILHQVPGSGLGLSLVRRIAEAHGGKVDLDTEVGRGSTFTLCVPAAPDAPAADASPAAAGSQAPAPSAG; from the coding sequence ATGACCCGCCGACCGCGCGCGCTCGGCTCCACGCCGTGGCTGGCCGCCACGGTCGCGATCCTGCTGCCCGCGCTGGCGTGGCTCCAGTACGACTGGGTGAACCAGCTCGCGACGGCGGACCGCGAGCGCCGCGAGCGCACGCTCCGCGCCGCCGCCGCGCAGTTCACGGCCACCCTGGACGCGGAGATCGGACGGCTCGGCGGCAGCCTGCAGCTCGACGGCGCCATGGTGGAGCGGCGCGACTGGGATGCGTACGGCCTCAGGTACGACTCGGCGATGGTGAGCGCACCAGGACTCGTGACCGGCGTGTGGCTGGCCGAGATCGACGAGACGGCGCCGGCACGGGGCGAACGGCTGCCGCTACAGGAATGGCGGCCCACCGATCGGACGTTCGAACGCGTCGCCTGGCCGGCATCGCTCGCGAAGGTCCACGACGAGCTCGAGGCCCTGCCCGAGCACCGGCCGCCCGCCGACGTGCCCAGCCCGCGCGAGATGTTCGCGGCCGTCGGCGGCGTGGGCGACGAGCGGACCCTCGTCATGCCGATCGTCCGCGTGCAGGTGCCGTCGCTGCCGGACGCGCCCACGCGGCGCTTCACGACCGACGTCCGCCTGCGCGGCTACACGATCGTGCGCCTCGACGCCGACCTGCTGGCGCGGGGCCGGCTGCCGGCCCTGGCCGCCGAGCACTTCCCCGCCCAGACCGACTACCGCGTGGCCGTCGTGGCGAACGACGACGGCCGGGTGCTGTTCGAGTCGGCGCCCGGCGCGGCCGACGACACGGCGGTGGGTCCCGACCTCACGCAGACCTTCATGCAGCCGCGCCTCGGCCCGGTGATGATCTTCGCGCGCGTCTCGGCGGGCGATGGCGCCCAGACGCGCGTGGACGCCCTGCCGCCGCCTCCGCCCGGCGACACGGAGATCCGCGAGGACCGGCGCATCGTCAGCATGTTCCAGGTGCGCGACGGCGACCCCGGGCCCCGCGGGCGCGGCCCTCGCGGCCGCGGGCACTGGACGCTCAGGGTGAAGCACTCGGCCGGCTCGCTCGAAGCTGCGGTGGCCGCTTCACGGCGGCGCAACCTGTCGCTCAGCGGCGGGGTGCTCGCGCTGCTGGGCGTGGCGGTGGGCCTCATCGCGGTGTCGGCCCGGCGGGCCCAGGCCCTCGCCCGTCAGCAGCTGGAGTTCGTGGCGGCCGTGTCGCACGAGCTGCGGACGCCGGTGGCCGTCATCAACTCGGCGGCCGGCAACCTGGCCGACGGCGTGGTGGACGATCCGGCCAGGGTGCGCACCTACGGCGCCACGATCCAGGCCGAGGGCCGCCGCCTCGGCGAAACCGTGGAGCGCGTGCTGCAGCTGGCGGGCCTCGCGTCCGGCCGGCCGCTGCCCATGGCCGCGGTCGCGGCCGCGGATCTCGTGCACGACGCCGTGGGTCGATCGTCGGCCGCGGCGGCGAGAGCCGGCGTGGAGGTGCACGTGGAGATCGCGCCGGGCCTGCCCGACGTGGTCGGCGACCCCAGCGCGCTGCTGTCCGCGGTCGAGAACCTGATCGGCAATGCCATCAAGTACGCGGGGCCCGATCGGTGGGTGCGGGTGTCGGCCACGGCCACGACGGCGCCGAACGCGGAGGTCCGGATCGCGGTCGCGGACCACGGCGCCGGCCTCGACGCCGAGGAGCGCCGCCGCGTCTTCGAGCCCTTCTACCGCGGCAGGGACGCGATCCTGCACCAGGTGCCGGGCAGCGGCCTCGGCCTGAGCCTGGTACGCCGGATCGCCGAGGCGCACGGCGGCAAGGTCGACCTCGACACCGAGGTGGGCCGCGGCAGCACGTTCACCTTGTGCGTGCCGGCCGCCCCTGATGCTCCGGCCGCGGATGCCAGCCCCGCCGCGGCGGGCTCGCAGGCGCCCGCTCCCTCGGCCGGCTGA
- a CDS encoding response regulator transcription factor — translation MAEGRLLLVEDEPGLQLTLSDRLTAEGYDVETAGDGDTGLSLAASGAFDLVVLDVMLPRRDGFDVCRTLRQRGVTTPVLMLTARGQVVDRVVGLKLGADDYLTKPFEAVELLARIEALLRRSATSAAAPPANQPGGTRHTFGDVVVETRRAEVTKEGVPIELSAKEFQLLRYFLEHRGATISRDELLQEVWGYEHMPSTRTVDVHVAWLRQKLEANPKVPQIILTVHGLGYKFVG, via the coding sequence ATGGCGGAAGGGCGACTGCTGCTGGTGGAGGACGAGCCCGGCCTCCAGCTCACGCTGAGCGATCGGCTCACCGCGGAGGGGTACGACGTGGAGACGGCGGGCGACGGCGACACGGGCCTGTCGCTGGCCGCCTCCGGCGCCTTCGACCTGGTGGTCCTCGACGTGATGCTCCCCAGGCGGGACGGCTTCGACGTGTGCCGCACCCTGCGCCAGCGCGGCGTGACGACGCCCGTGCTCATGCTCACGGCGCGCGGACAGGTGGTGGACCGCGTGGTCGGACTGAAGCTCGGCGCCGACGACTATCTGACGAAGCCCTTCGAGGCCGTGGAGCTCCTGGCGCGCATCGAGGCGCTGCTGCGCCGCTCGGCGACGAGCGCGGCGGCGCCCCCGGCGAATCAGCCCGGAGGCACGCGCCACACCTTCGGCGACGTGGTCGTGGAGACGAGGCGCGCCGAGGTCACGAAGGAGGGCGTCCCCATCGAGCTCTCGGCGAAGGAGTTCCAGTTGCTCCGCTACTTCCTCGAGCACCGGGGCGCGACGATCTCGCGTGACGAGCTGCTGCAGGAGGTCTGGGGTTACGAGCACATGCCATCCACGCGCACGGTGGACGTCCACGTCGCCTGGCTCCGCCAGAAGCTCGAGGCCAACCCGAAGGTGCCGCAGATCATCCTGACCGTGCACGGTCTCGGCTACAAGTTCGTGGGCTGA
- a CDS encoding TIGR00730 family Rossman fold protein produces MAKICVFCGSSTGARDEYAASARALARVLAAGGHTLVYGGGNVGLMGVIADAMLAEGGEVIGVIPHALIAREIGHGGVTTLHVVDSMHERKALMADLSDAFIALPGGVGTFEELFEAITWTQLGLHRKPCGLLNVRGFYDGLLAFLDHAWTEGFIKPETRAVVSAGDDPAALLDRLLGTVVPAVPRWLTRQQA; encoded by the coding sequence ATGGCCAAGATCTGCGTCTTCTGCGGCTCGTCGACCGGCGCGCGTGACGAGTACGCCGCCAGCGCCCGTGCGCTCGCCCGCGTGCTGGCGGCGGGCGGCCACACGCTGGTCTACGGCGGCGGCAACGTCGGCCTGATGGGCGTCATCGCCGACGCGATGCTGGCCGAGGGCGGCGAGGTCATCGGCGTGATCCCGCACGCCCTCATCGCGCGCGAGATCGGCCACGGCGGGGTGACCACCCTGCACGTCGTGGATTCCATGCACGAGCGCAAGGCGCTCATGGCCGACCTGTCAGACGCCTTCATCGCGCTGCCGGGCGGCGTGGGCACCTTCGAGGAGCTGTTCGAGGCCATCACCTGGACGCAGCTCGGTCTGCACCGGAAGCCGTGCGGCCTCTTGAACGTCCGCGGCTTCTACGACGGGCTCCTGGCCTTCCTCGATCACGCGTGGACCGAAGGCTTCATCAAGCCCGAGACCCGCGCCGTCGTGAGCGCCGGCGACGACCCGGCCGCACTGCTCGACCGGCTGCTCGGCACCGTGGTCCCGGCGGTGCCGCGCTGGCTCACGCGGCAGCAGGCCTGA
- a CDS encoding GAF domain-containing protein, producing MSLGLETLTSCFQGLIPATLYTCAADGTPNSAYLSHVDYVDPTHVALSFQFFNKSRKNVAENPNALVRVVDPDTQQGWELRLRFAYSETSGPLFERMALRIEAIARYCGMTGVFKLLAADVYEVLAVRKVPEQPGQPSLVARRTPDAVFTMRALQDLSLRINAADGLEPLLDAILEGLDQIFGFSHSMILLPGERPGMLVTIATRGYPENGAGAEARFGEGIAGLVAEAMKPIRIAGLMRGMLYAYAAKFRAEEQGWCPPDRRIALPGLADPESQLGVPLIVRGELVGVLCIESETPYRFHEDDKTTIELLGSYLAIAIQNAVLREAGEHAVETRAPAPPAPTAPAAPPKSTREIAYYRTDECVLVDGEYLIRGLPAKVLWKVLRTHQSEGRTEFTNRELRLDKSLQLPEYKDNLETRLLLLRRRLEQKTPDIRLAPSGRGRFTIELRTGLALVERP from the coding sequence GTGAGCCTGGGACTCGAGACGCTCACGTCGTGCTTCCAGGGGCTGATTCCGGCCACGCTCTACACGTGCGCGGCCGACGGCACGCCCAACTCGGCGTACCTGAGCCACGTGGACTACGTGGACCCGACGCACGTCGCGCTCTCGTTCCAGTTCTTCAACAAGAGCCGGAAGAACGTCGCCGAGAACCCGAACGCCCTCGTCCGCGTCGTCGATCCCGACACGCAGCAGGGCTGGGAGCTGCGGCTCCGCTTCGCGTACTCGGAGACGTCGGGACCGCTCTTCGAGCGCATGGCGCTCCGCATCGAGGCCATCGCCCGCTACTGCGGGATGACGGGCGTCTTCAAGCTCCTCGCGGCCGACGTCTACGAAGTGCTCGCCGTCCGGAAGGTGCCGGAGCAGCCCGGCCAGCCGTCGCTCGTGGCGCGCCGGACGCCCGACGCGGTCTTCACGATGCGCGCGCTGCAGGACCTGTCGCTGCGCATCAATGCCGCCGACGGGCTCGAGCCGCTGCTCGACGCCATCCTGGAGGGCCTCGATCAGATCTTCGGGTTCAGCCACTCGATGATCCTGCTGCCCGGCGAACGGCCGGGCATGCTCGTGACCATCGCGACCCGGGGCTATCCGGAGAACGGCGCCGGCGCGGAAGCGCGCTTCGGCGAGGGCATCGCCGGCCTCGTGGCCGAGGCCATGAAGCCGATCCGGATTGCGGGCCTGATGCGCGGCATGCTGTACGCGTACGCGGCGAAGTTCCGCGCGGAGGAGCAGGGCTGGTGCCCGCCCGATCGGCGGATCGCCCTGCCCGGCCTTGCCGACCCGGAGAGCCAGCTGGGCGTGCCCCTCATCGTCCGCGGGGAACTCGTCGGCGTGCTCTGCATCGAGAGCGAGACGCCGTACCGCTTCCACGAAGACGACAAGACCACCATCGAGCTCCTGGGCTCGTACCTGGCCATCGCCATCCAGAACGCCGTCCTGCGCGAAGCGGGGGAGCACGCGGTCGAGACCCGGGCGCCGGCGCCTCCCGCGCCGACGGCCCCCGCCGCGCCGCCGAAGAGCACGCGTGAGATCGCCTACTACCGGACCGACGAGTGCGTGCTCGTGGACGGCGAGTACCTGATCCGCGGACTCCCGGCCAAGGTGCTGTGGAAGGTGCTGCGCACGCACCAGAGCGAGGGCCGGACGGAGTTCACCAACCGCGAGCTGCGTCTCGACAAGTCGCTGCAGCTGCCGGAGTACAAGGACAACCTCGAGACGCGGCTGCTCCTGCTGCGCCGTCGCCTGGAACAGAAGACGCCCGACATCCGCCTGGCGCCGTCCGGCCGAGGGCGCTTCACGATCGAACTGCGGACGGGCCTCGCCCTGGTCGAGCGGCCCTGA
- a CDS encoding pyridoxamine 5'-phosphate oxidase family protein: MIDEALATFLQQGIAINIGTRNERLEPNAAYAPAALVEPDGTHVVVYVPTVGADLVLRDLAANGQAALVFARPEDDRACQVKGVFVSAREATDDEQPAVRAQWAGFMRQLEIIGTPGESDRAWVIWPCVAIRLRVTALYSQTPGPDAGKALA; this comes from the coding sequence ATGATCGACGAGGCGCTCGCCACCTTCCTCCAGCAGGGCATCGCCATCAACATCGGGACGCGGAACGAGCGTCTCGAGCCGAACGCCGCCTATGCGCCCGCCGCGCTCGTCGAGCCCGACGGCACCCACGTGGTGGTCTACGTGCCGACGGTGGGCGCCGACCTGGTGCTTCGCGACCTGGCCGCCAACGGGCAGGCCGCGCTCGTGTTCGCCCGTCCCGAAGACGATCGCGCCTGCCAGGTGAAGGGCGTGTTCGTCTCCGCCCGCGAGGCGACCGACGACGAGCAGCCGGCCGTCCGCGCCCAGTGGGCGGGCTTCATGCGCCAGCTCGAGATCATCGGCACGCCGGGCGAGTCCGACCGCGCGTGGGTGATCTGGCCCTGCGTGGCGATCCGGCTGCGCGTCACGGCGCTGTACTCGCAGACCCCCGGGCCCGACGCCGGAAAGGCGCTGGCGTGA
- a CDS encoding c-type cytochrome, whose amino-acid sequence MTAKNAASALIALAGLSLTTLVVTASAPAQRPAAGVHRTRVELGQYLVSTMGCNDCHTPLKLGPKGPEPDMERMLTGHPEGLKMPPPPALPPGPWTSVSAVTNTAFAGAWGVSFAANLRPDKETGLGDWTEEQFIATMRTGKHQGKGRAILPPMPYFMLGNLVDDEIKAIFAYLQSLPPVKNRVPQPVDPPESAK is encoded by the coding sequence ATGACCGCCAAGAACGCCGCTTCCGCCCTCATCGCCCTCGCGGGCCTCTCCCTGACCACGCTGGTCGTCACCGCCAGCGCTCCCGCCCAGCGGCCGGCCGCGGGCGTGCACCGGACGCGCGTGGAGCTGGGCCAGTACCTGGTGAGCACCATGGGGTGCAACGACTGCCACACGCCGCTGAAGCTCGGACCGAAGGGCCCGGAGCCGGACATGGAGCGGATGCTCACGGGCCATCCCGAGGGCCTCAAGATGCCGCCGCCCCCGGCGCTCCCGCCGGGACCGTGGACGTCGGTCTCCGCCGTGACCAACACGGCCTTCGCCGGCGCGTGGGGCGTGAGCTTCGCCGCGAACCTGCGTCCGGACAAGGAGACGGGCCTGGGCGACTGGACCGAGGAGCAGTTCATCGCGACGATGCGTACCGGAAAGCACCAGGGCAAGGGCCGCGCGATCCTGCCGCCGATGCCCTACTTCATGCTCGGCAACCTCGTCGACGACGAGATCAAGGCCATCTTCGCGTATCTCCAGTCGCTGCCGCCGGTGAAGAACCGAGTGCCGCAGCCGGTGGATCCGCCGGAGTCGGCGAAATGA
- the merB gene encoding organomercurial lyase → MTGLSARDLQVRRAVLNAFAGGGVPTRAAVAATLGVDLDEVAVSYRALADAHVLVPDPATGEAWMAMPFSAVPTEFRVVVDGRSVWANCAWDAFGVAAALDADVEFITRCPASDRPVRAGVRRGVAFADPGAVGHVEVPASRWWDDIGYT, encoded by the coding sequence ATGACGGGACTGAGCGCCCGCGACCTGCAGGTCCGGCGGGCCGTCCTGAACGCGTTCGCCGGAGGCGGCGTGCCGACGAGGGCCGCGGTCGCGGCGACGCTCGGCGTGGACCTCGACGAGGTGGCGGTGAGCTACCGTGCGCTCGCCGACGCGCACGTCCTCGTGCCGGACCCGGCGACGGGCGAAGCGTGGATGGCCATGCCGTTCTCGGCCGTCCCCACGGAGTTCCGCGTGGTGGTCGACGGGCGATCGGTGTGGGCCAACTGCGCGTGGGACGCGTTCGGCGTGGCCGCCGCCCTCGACGCCGACGTGGAGTTCATCACGCGGTGCCCGGCGTCCGACCGCCCGGTGCGCGCCGGCGTCCGCCGCGGCGTGGCGTTCGCCGACCCCGGCGCCGTCGGGCACGTGGAGGTCCCGGCGTCGCGCTGGTGGGACGACATCGGCTACACGTGA